A part of Aquaspirillum sp. LM1 genomic DNA contains:
- a CDS encoding flavin reductase family protein, whose protein sequence is MNPQINQVLDWTPNATLAAMPTVSAEDHRYGMRHFAVGVSIITARDGEQRAGLTATAVCSVTADPPRLVVFVNKNVVANQVILNSGALCVNVLAGEQEDVAKAFAGMVEGVHGDARFDYGQWRELSTGAPTLDDTLANFDCRVIKVFDESTHHAFLCEVLATRERNDGEALIYLNGGFRRIAQ, encoded by the coding sequence ATGAATCCGCAAATCAACCAAGTGCTGGACTGGACCCCGAACGCCACCCTGGCGGCCATGCCCACGGTCAGCGCCGAAGACCATCGCTACGGCATGCGCCACTTTGCCGTGGGCGTGTCGATCATTACCGCACGCGACGGCGAACAGCGCGCCGGGCTGACTGCCACGGCGGTGTGCTCGGTGACCGCTGACCCGCCCCGGCTGGTGGTGTTCGTCAATAAAAACGTGGTGGCCAACCAGGTGATCCTGAACAGCGGCGCGCTGTGCGTGAATGTACTGGCCGGCGAGCAGGAAGACGTGGCCAAGGCATTTGCCGGCATGGTGGAAGGCGTGCATGGCGACGCCCGCTTTGACTACGGCCAGTGGCGCGAACTGAGCACCGGCGCGCCCACGCTGGACGACACCCTGGCCAATTTTGATTGCCGGGTGATCAAGGTGTTTGACGAAAGCACCCACCACGCCTTTTTGTGCGAAGTGCTCGCCACCCGCGAGCGCAACGACGGCGAGGCGCTGATTTACCTGAACGGTGGTTTCCGCCGGATTGCCCAATAA
- a CDS encoding acyl-CoA dehydrogenase family protein, producing the protein MSQIDTAVSQPSEEQIVQRARELIPLLRERAEACEQARMVPKETIQAFQDAGFFKILQPKRWGGYQMHPNVLNRVLMELARGCPSSAWNVMVLGVHPFEVGLLDPRCGDELWGSDNTTLVSSSYAPFGTVSKTEGGYVLNGEWLTSSGCDHAAGGAFVGGRVAENGETVFRSFWIQRKDFDIVDDWHVVGLAGTGSKKLIIKDVFIPDYRSHVIGAYDQQSHGQVENLYKMPFFYVFYAAVSSVIIGMAGGMVDLYVDHMVPRQNINQAVGAAVNDPFIKSRLGEAYAKILGATTRVLHNTDEAWGYASRGELVPLDIRIRHFASNQFTGGECFDAAHMIFKKTSTRGIWMSSPMQRQMRDILVGANHITQNQDNIGDLLGGHLLGNPLPAANPFGAKPGQV; encoded by the coding sequence ATGAGCCAGATTGATACCGCCGTGTCGCAGCCGAGCGAAGAACAGATTGTCCAGCGCGCCCGCGAGCTGATTCCGCTGCTGCGCGAACGCGCCGAAGCCTGCGAGCAGGCACGCATGGTGCCAAAGGAAACCATTCAGGCGTTTCAGGACGCCGGGTTTTTCAAGATTTTGCAGCCCAAGCGCTGGGGCGGCTATCAGATGCACCCGAATGTGCTGAACCGGGTGCTGATGGAGCTGGCGCGCGGCTGTCCGTCCAGCGCCTGGAATGTGATGGTGCTGGGCGTGCATCCGTTTGAAGTGGGTCTGCTCGATCCGCGTTGCGGCGACGAGCTGTGGGGCAGTGACAACACCACACTGGTGTCGTCGTCCTACGCGCCGTTTGGCACAGTGAGCAAGACCGAAGGCGGCTATGTACTCAACGGCGAATGGCTGACTTCCAGCGGCTGCGACCACGCGGCTGGCGGTGCCTTTGTTGGCGGTCGGGTGGCGGAAAACGGCGAAACCGTATTCCGTTCGTTCTGGATTCAGCGCAAGGACTTCGACATTGTTGACGACTGGCATGTGGTGGGTCTGGCCGGCACCGGCAGCAAGAAGCTGATCATCAAGGATGTATTCATCCCGGATTACCGCAGCCATGTGATTGGCGCGTATGACCAGCAGTCGCACGGCCAGGTGGAAAACCTGTACAAGATGCCGTTTTTCTATGTGTTCTATGCGGCAGTATCGTCGGTGATCATCGGCATGGCAGGCGGCATGGTGGATTTGTACGTCGACCATATGGTACCGCGTCAGAACATCAACCAGGCGGTGGGGGCGGCGGTCAACGATCCGTTCATCAAGAGCCGGCTGGGTGAGGCCTACGCCAAGATTCTGGGTGCCACCACCCGTGTGCTGCACAACACCGACGAAGCCTGGGGCTATGCCTCGCGTGGCGAACTGGTGCCGCTGGATATCCGCATCCGCCACTTTGCCAGCAACCAGTTTACCGGCGGTGAGTGCTTTGACGCGGCGCACATGATCTTCAAGAAAACCTCCACCCGTGGCATCTGGATGAGCAGCCCGATGCAGCGGCAGATGCGCGACATTCTGGTTGGGGCCAACCATATCACCCAGAACCAGGACAATATCGGCGACCTGCTGGGTGGCCATCTGCTGGGCAACCCGCTGCCGGCGGCCAACCCGTTTGGCGCCAAGCCTGGCCAGGTTTGA